From Primulina tabacum isolate GXHZ01 chromosome 2, ASM2559414v2, whole genome shotgun sequence, one genomic window encodes:
- the LOC142537528 gene encoding putative mitochondrial protein AtMg00820 — protein sequence MINEVMHVAFVSQIEPKKIDDALLDSNWIEAMQEELNQFERSKVWHLVPRPNNTHVIGTRWVLRNKMDENGLIIRNKARLVAQGYRQEEGIDFDESFAPVARLEAIRIFLTFAAFKDFKVYQMNVKSVFLNGLLNEEVHV from the coding sequence atgataaatgaagttATGCATGTTGCATTTGTTTCTCAgatagaacctaagaaaatTGATGATGCATTACTTGACTCAAATTGGATAGAGGCCATGCAAGAAGAACTTAATCAGTTTGAAAGAAGTAAAGTTTGGCATCTAGTCCCCCGGCCTAATAACACTCATGTGATTGGAACTAGATGGGTATTAAGaaacaaaatggatgaaaacggTTTGATTATAAGAAACAAGGCTAGACTTGTAGCTCAGGGctatagacaagaagaaggtATAGACTTTGATGAATCCTTTGCCCCTGTCGCCAGGTTAGAAGCTATAAGAATATTTCTGACATTTGCAGCATTTAAGgatttcaaagtatatcaaatgaatGTTAAATCTGTATTTTTGAATGGATTATTAAATGAGGAAGTTCATGTATAA